One segment of Gammaproteobacteria bacterium DNA contains the following:
- a CDS encoding Smr/MutS family protein gives MTSPNKISHEEVREFRAAVADAKPLPPKPVRRTPKPKPHARFTRAAVREILVESLSGLPDPSEPLIGEGLFYAKPGVQDRVLRKLRRGHFSVGAELDLHGLRSEDARLALAEFLQQVRGGRVRCVRIIHGKGYRSGPRGPVLKQKLNGWLRQHDGVMAFCSARPVDGGTGAVYVLLSGR, from the coding sequence ATGACAAGCCCGAACAAAATCAGCCACGAAGAAGTTCGCGAATTCCGCGCAGCGGTTGCCGACGCCAAACCGCTGCCACCCAAACCCGTGCGCCGTACACCCAAACCTAAACCGCACGCGCGTTTCACCCGTGCGGCGGTGCGCGAAATCCTCGTGGAGAGCCTGAGCGGCCTGCCGGACCCGTCCGAGCCTCTGATCGGCGAGGGACTTTTCTACGCCAAACCCGGTGTCCAGGATCGTGTACTGCGCAAGCTGCGCCGCGGGCATTTCAGCGTGGGCGCGGAACTGGACCTGCACGGCCTGCGCAGCGAGGATGCGCGCCTGGCACTGGCTGAATTCCTGCAGCAGGTGCGCGGCGGGCGCGTGCGCTGCGTGCGCATCATCCACGGCAAGGGTTACCGTTCAGGGCCGCGCGGGCCGGTGCTCAAGCAGAAACTCAACGGCTGGCTCAGGCAACACGACGGGGTCATGGCCTTCTGCTCGGCGCGGCCGGTGGACGGCGGCACCGGCGCGGTCTATGTATTATTGAGTGGCCGCTAA
- a CDS encoding protein-L-isoaspartate(D-aspartate) O-methyltransferase, with translation MAAGVRGIGMTSARTRDRLMQRLKEQGIRNPAVLNAIRSAPRHLFVDEALASRAYEDTALPIGLGQTISQPFIVARMTEALLEDGVPQKVLEVGTGCGYQTLILARLVPQVFTVERLAALQQRARRTLNDLKIRNVRFKHADGNWGWPQHAPYDGILVTAAPEEVPGALREQLAVGGRMVIPVGGAGGQDLLLVTRTGERDYARRSLDRVSFVPLLGGTE, from the coding sequence ATGGCAGCCGGCGTACGCGGCATCGGCATGACATCGGCGCGCACCCGCGACCGGCTCATGCAGCGCCTCAAGGAGCAGGGCATCCGCAATCCGGCGGTGCTCAATGCCATCCGCTCCGCACCGCGACACCTGTTCGTGGACGAAGCGCTCGCCAGCCGTGCGTATGAGGACACCGCCTTGCCCATCGGGCTGGGTCAGACCATTTCCCAGCCCTTTATCGTGGCGCGCATGACCGAAGCGCTGCTCGAGGATGGCGTGCCGCAAAAGGTTCTGGAAGTCGGCACCGGCTGCGGTTATCAGACCTTGATTCTGGCCAGGCTCGTACCGCAGGTGTTCACGGTCGAGCGGCTCGCGGCCTTGCAGCAGCGTGCGCGCCGCACGCTCAATGACCTGAAAATCCGCAACGTGCGTTTCAAGCACGCCGACGGCAACTGGGGCTGGCCGCAACATGCGCCCTACGACGGCATCCTGGTCACCGCGGCGCCGGAAGAAGTGCCGGGCGCGCTGCGGGAACAACTGGCGGTCGGCGGGCGCATGGTGATTCCCGTGGGCGGGGCGGGCGGACAGGATTTGCTGCTGGTGACGCGCACGGGCGAGCGCGATTACGCGCGCCGGAGCCTGGACCGCGTGAGTTTCGTGCCGCTCCTGGGAGGCACGGAATGA
- a CDS encoding peptidoglycan DD-metalloendopeptidase family protein: MSRALRGLLIAVCGGALAACAGALTWNPYSTSAPAQASAAVEPIPGRYVVQPGDTLYSIAWRYGLDYHDVAAWNGIGSSYLIKPGQTLVLSAPAHVVITRPPAHTSAPSRVTAPTSGYAAPASPLSWAWPTSGAVVRLFHAGDPLSKGIDISGAQGQPVYAAAPGKVVYTGSGIIGYGKLIIIKNSEQFLSAYADNDSMLVREGDAVQSGERIATMGLDRNGHPLLHFEIRYNGKPVNPLDYLPGRVHLRNMP, translated from the coding sequence ATGAGCCGCGCGCTGCGCGGCCTGCTGATCGCGGTGTGTGGCGGTGCGCTCGCCGCGTGTGCCGGCGCACTCACCTGGAATCCTTACAGTACGTCCGCACCGGCGCAGGCGAGCGCTGCCGTGGAGCCGATTCCCGGCAGGTACGTAGTGCAACCCGGCGACACGCTGTATTCCATCGCCTGGCGTTATGGGCTGGATTATCACGATGTGGCGGCCTGGAACGGTATCGGCTCCAGTTACCTCATCAAACCCGGCCAGACCCTGGTGCTGTCCGCCCCGGCGCATGTGGTGATTACACGCCCGCCGGCGCATACCTCTGCACCAAGCCGCGTGACAGCTCCGACGAGCGGTTATGCAGCGCCTGCCAGCCCCCTCAGCTGGGCCTGGCCCACCAGCGGTGCGGTCGTGCGGCTCTTCCACGCCGGCGATCCGTTGTCCAAAGGCATTGATATCAGCGGTGCGCAGGGCCAGCCGGTGTATGCCGCCGCACCCGGGAAAGTGGTGTACACCGGCAGCGGCATCATCGGTTACGGCAAACTCATCATCATCAAGAATAGCGAGCAGTTTCTCAGCGCCTACGCCGACAATGACAGCATGCTAGTGCGCGAGGGCGATGCAGTGCAGTCCGGCGAACGTATCGCCACCATGGGCCTGGATCGCAACGGCCACCCGCTGCTGCACTTCGAGATCCGTTACAACGGCAAACCGGTGAATCCACTCGATTACCTTCCGGGGCGCGTACACTTGCGCAATATGCCATAA
- the rpoS gene encoding RNA polymerase sigma factor RpoS yields MSEPEEEMLPDAETGESPDGDNLLDDEQQAAPLAGEVATALRAEPADPEPQFGEDQLDATRIYLSEIGYSALLTAEEEVYYARRALRGDEAARRRMIESNLRLVVKIARKYINRGLPLLDLIEEGNLGLIHAVEKFDPERGFRFSTYATWWIRQTIERGIMNQTRTIRLPIHVIKELNLYLRAARKLSQSLDRTPSPEEIAGMLDKPLADVKRLLGLNEHIASVDTPIGKDGDRMLLDAIPDENNTDPSNIVQDTDLQIIVGRWLARLNEKQREVVELRFGLNGRDKGTLEEVGVAIGVTRERVRQIQMDALKRLRQLLQAEGLSEESLFE; encoded by the coding sequence ATGTCGGAACCGGAAGAGGAAATGCTTCCCGATGCCGAGACTGGGGAATCGCCGGACGGCGACAACCTGCTGGACGACGAGCAACAGGCCGCGCCGCTGGCCGGCGAGGTCGCCACGGCCTTGCGCGCGGAACCGGCCGATCCCGAGCCGCAGTTCGGCGAGGACCAGCTCGACGCCACGCGCATCTACCTTTCCGAAATCGGCTACTCGGCGCTGCTCACGGCCGAGGAAGAGGTGTATTACGCACGCCGTGCGCTGCGCGGCGACGAAGCCGCGCGCCGCCGCATGATTGAAAGCAATCTGCGCCTGGTGGTGAAAATCGCGCGCAAGTACATCAATCGCGGCCTGCCGCTGCTGGATCTGATCGAAGAAGGCAATCTCGGCCTGATTCATGCGGTGGAAAAATTCGACCCGGAGCGTGGCTTCCGGTTTTCCACCTACGCCACCTGGTGGATACGCCAGACCATCGAGCGCGGCATCATGAACCAGACGCGCACCATCCGTCTGCCCATCCACGTCATCAAGGAACTCAATCTTTATCTGCGGGCCGCACGCAAACTCTCGCAATCCCTGGACCGCACACCCTCACCCGAAGAGATTGCCGGCATGCTGGACAAGCCGCTGGCCGACGTGAAGCGTCTGCTGGGCCTGAACGAGCATATCGCCTCGGTGGATACTCCCATCGGCAAGGACGGCGACCGCATGCTGCTGGATGCCATTCCCGACGAGAACAACACCGATCCCTCTAACATCGTGCAGGACACCGATCTGCAAATCATCGTGGGACGGTGGCTGGCGCGCCTCAACGAGAAGCAACGTGAAGTCGTGGAATTACGCTTCGGCCTGAATGGCCGCGACAAGGGCACGCTGGAAGAAGTCGGAGTAGCCATCGGCGTCACGCGCGAGCGCGTGCGCCAGATCCAGATGGATGCGCTCAAGCGTTTGCGCCAGCTGCTGCAGGCGGAAGGGTTGTCGGAAGAATCGTTGTTTGAATAG